A genomic window from Pseudocitrobacter corydidari includes:
- the rsxG gene encoding electron transport complex subunit RsxG, with the protein MLKTMRKHGVTLALFAAGSTGLTAAIDQLTKNTIADQAAKQQNALFQQVIPADRYNNDLLQSCYWVTAPELGKGTHKVYIARQGEQAVAAVMEATAPDGYSGAIQLLVGADFSGTVLGSRVTEHHETPGLGDKIELRISDWITHFAGKTIAGESDATWAVKKDGGQFDQFTGATITPRAVVNAVKRAGLYAQTLPNQLSNLQACGE; encoded by the coding sequence ATGTTAAAAACGATGCGTAAGCACGGGGTAACCCTGGCACTGTTTGCCGCAGGCTCTACCGGCCTGACGGCGGCTATCGACCAGTTGACCAAAAATACCATCGCCGATCAGGCGGCTAAACAGCAGAACGCGCTGTTTCAACAGGTGATCCCGGCGGACCGCTATAATAACGATTTGCTGCAGAGCTGCTATTGGGTTACCGCGCCGGAGCTGGGAAAAGGTACGCATAAAGTCTATATCGCTCGTCAGGGCGAGCAGGCAGTTGCCGCCGTGATGGAAGCTACCGCACCGGATGGCTACTCTGGTGCTATTCAGCTTCTGGTCGGTGCCGACTTCAGCGGCACGGTGCTGGGCAGCCGGGTTACGGAACATCATGAAACGCCGGGGCTGGGCGATAAAATTGAGCTGCGCATTTCGGACTGGATCACCCACTTTGCCGGGAAAACCATTGCTGGCGAGAGCGACGCAACCTGGGCGGTGAAAAAAGATGGCGGCCAGTTTGATCAGTTTACCGGCGCGACCATTACGCCTCGCGCTGTGGTAAATGCAGTAAAACGCGCCGGGCTTTACGCTCAGACGTTGCCAAATCAACTTTCTAACCTGCAGGCCTGTGGAGAATAA